The following coding sequences are from one Novosphingobium sp. Gsoil 351 window:
- a CDS encoding FAD-binding oxidoreductase — protein MATSAPVVPPIDGGNRVASHLRQVLGSENVLDDPASREFYSTDLSWRAREVASLVIRPGSLDELSQAVAASTGAGYAVVQRGGGMSYTGGYTPDREASVVIDMRRMNRIIEINADDMYVIVEAGCTWKELYEALAPHGVRTPYWGPLSGAYATVGGALSQNSLFHGSGVGGTAAESVIGLKAVLADGTVVTTGSWAHKHSTPFWRHFGPDMTGLFTADTGAFAVKAVAALRLVTTPPHTGYLSFKFDTLDAMLAAQVRIARLDIASECYGFDPYYNAGFEKQGITFEEGLSIVGKIARKGGLKGLKRAAQVALGGKRILKDVPYSLHMTLDAHTETVAAEHTDIAAEICVEEGGSEMANSIPTVFRNAPFGGVRTILLGSEGEIWIPVHGYFPLSRAIAAARTTEEFLAARKPLMEEWGIKTSYLTCFSGPEFVIEPSFYWADRLGDFRLSLIEPEFAEKWKDIPANEERRAVALKLRDELRDLFDELGALHLQIGKYYPYRELMNNDGLARLIEGVKGIVDPRGLMNPGALGLNGETP, from the coding sequence ATGGCGACCAGCGCCCCTGTCGTCCCGCCCATTGACGGCGGCAATCGTGTGGCCAGCCACCTTCGCCAGGTCCTCGGCAGCGAAAACGTCCTCGACGACCCGGCTTCCCGCGAATTCTATTCCACCGATCTATCGTGGCGGGCCCGCGAGGTCGCCTCGCTCGTGATCCGCCCTGGCAGCCTCGACGAGCTATCGCAGGCCGTCGCCGCTTCGACCGGCGCGGGCTACGCCGTCGTCCAGCGCGGCGGCGGGATGAGCTACACCGGGGGGTACACGCCCGACCGCGAAGCCAGCGTCGTCATCGACATGCGCCGAATGAATCGGATCATCGAGATCAACGCCGACGATATGTATGTGATCGTCGAGGCCGGATGCACCTGGAAGGAGTTGTACGAGGCGCTCGCACCGCACGGCGTGCGCACGCCTTACTGGGGTCCCCTCTCGGGCGCGTATGCCACCGTCGGCGGCGCGCTTTCCCAGAACAGCCTGTTCCACGGCTCGGGCGTTGGCGGCACGGCCGCGGAAAGCGTGATCGGGCTCAAGGCGGTGCTCGCCGACGGCACGGTGGTTACCACCGGGTCATGGGCCCACAAGCACTCGACCCCGTTCTGGCGCCATTTTGGACCTGACATGACTGGGCTTTTCACCGCCGACACCGGCGCCTTTGCGGTCAAGGCCGTGGCGGCGTTGCGCCTGGTAACAACGCCGCCGCACACGGGTTATCTCTCGTTCAAGTTCGACACGCTTGATGCCATGCTCGCGGCCCAGGTGCGCATCGCCCGGCTGGACATCGCTTCGGAGTGCTACGGGTTCGATCCCTATTACAATGCGGGTTTCGAGAAGCAGGGCATCACGTTCGAGGAGGGCCTGTCGATCGTCGGCAAGATCGCGCGCAAGGGCGGGCTGAAGGGCCTAAAACGCGCGGCGCAGGTGGCGCTCGGAGGCAAGCGCATCCTTAAGGACGTTCCTTATTCGCTGCACATGACGCTCGATGCGCACACCGAGACGGTAGCGGCTGAGCACACCGACATCGCGGCGGAAATCTGCGTGGAGGAGGGTGGGTCGGAAATGGCCAACTCAATCCCCACTGTATTCCGCAACGCACCGTTCGGCGGCGTGCGGACGATCTTGCTCGGCTCCGAAGGTGAGATCTGGATCCCTGTCCACGGATACTTTCCGCTGTCGCGGGCAATCGCCGCGGCGCGCACTACCGAAGAGTTCCTTGCCGCACGCAAGCCGCTGATGGAGGAGTGGGGCATAAAAACCTCGTATCTGACCTGCTTCTCAGGCCCGGAGTTTGTGATTGAGCCTAGTTTCTATTGGGCCGATCGCCTCGGGGATTTTCGTCTGTCGCTGATCGAGCCGGAATTTGCCGAGAAGTGGAAAGACATCCCCGCGAACGAGGAACGTCGCGCGGTCGCGCTCAAGTTGCGCGACGAGTTGCGCGATCTGTTCGACGAACTCGGCGCGCTCCACCTTCAGATCGGCAAATACTATCCCTACCGCGAGCTGATGAACAACGACGGCCTGGCCCGGCTCATCGAAGGAGTAAAGGGCATCGTGGATCCGCGTGGCCTAATGAATCCGGGAGCACTTGGGCTAAACGGAGAGACGCCATGA
- a CDS encoding GntR family transcriptional regulator: MPGEESEDISASLVGRLVDAVVDGVMAGRYAPGQRLIAADLADEYGVSRAPIREALHMLAGEGVVELIANRGARIRSLSVKERIDFLEFTEAICALGVRLATGRSNDADVRAAITARFAAIEESWTRRHARDFVDALYRYHIELNRISGNGFVHFFYQRPYIRFYTTMLSDLAPASHWEQYISNYRLIHETILSGDGHSAVVIFTSHIRWVVRNMRRDFEGGH, from the coding sequence TTGCCCGGTGAAGAATCCGAGGACATCTCAGCCTCGCTGGTCGGCCGTCTCGTCGATGCGGTGGTCGATGGCGTGATGGCTGGCCGCTACGCCCCCGGCCAGCGCCTGATCGCGGCAGACCTCGCCGACGAATACGGGGTCAGTCGCGCGCCGATCCGCGAGGCGCTGCACATGCTCGCCGGCGAAGGGGTAGTCGAGCTGATCGCCAATCGCGGCGCCCGCATCCGTTCACTCAGCGTCAAGGAACGGATCGACTTCCTGGAATTCACCGAAGCCATCTGCGCGCTCGGCGTTAGGCTGGCCACGGGACGGAGCAACGATGCGGACGTCCGCGCCGCAATCACTGCCCGGTTTGCCGCAATCGAGGAAAGCTGGACTCGCCGCCATGCCCGCGACTTTGTCGATGCGCTGTATCGCTACCACATCGAGCTAAACCGCATTTCGGGCAACGGCTTCGTGCACTTCTTTTACCAGCGGCCCTACATCCGCTTCTACACCACCATGCTTTCTGATCTTGCTCCGGCTTCGCACTGGGAGCAGTACATCAGCAACTACCGGCTGATCCACGAGACGATCCTTTCGGGCGACGGCCACTCTGCCGTCGTGATCTTTACCAGTCATATCCGCTGGGTGGTCCGCAACATGCGCCGGGACTTTGAAGGCGGCCACTGA
- a CDS encoding glucose 1-dehydrogenase, giving the protein MGRLEGKRTFVTGGASGLGEAIARRFVAEGAEVVIADVDEAAGKSLAVDLGPRATFVRLDVSSEAAWQAALDSCDTINVLVNNAGITTLGSIEEVTLDQFRHEFEVDVVGVFLGCKFGVAKMKARGGAIINMSSMTGVRAQANLVAYNAAKAAVTHMTKSVALHCASQGYGIRCNSIHPGAIHTPIIDKVLAQSEDPDALYASFVASHPLGRLGKPEEIAALAVYLATDEAEFATGAEFRIDGGSTI; this is encoded by the coding sequence ATGGGACGGCTCGAAGGCAAGCGGACGTTTGTAACCGGAGGAGCGTCCGGGCTGGGCGAAGCAATCGCGCGGCGTTTCGTAGCCGAGGGCGCCGAGGTGGTGATCGCGGACGTCGACGAGGCGGCGGGTAAGTCGCTTGCGGTCGATCTCGGCCCGCGGGCCACGTTCGTGCGGCTCGACGTATCGAGCGAGGCGGCTTGGCAGGCCGCGCTCGACAGCTGCGACACGATCAACGTGCTCGTCAACAACGCAGGTATTACTACACTCGGGTCAATCGAGGAGGTCACCCTCGATCAGTTCAGGCACGAGTTCGAAGTCGACGTCGTTGGAGTGTTCCTTGGCTGCAAGTTCGGCGTTGCCAAGATGAAGGCTCGTGGCGGTGCGATAATCAACATGTCTTCGATGACCGGCGTCCGCGCGCAGGCCAATCTGGTCGCGTACAATGCGGCCAAGGCAGCGGTTACGCACATGACCAAGTCGGTGGCGCTGCACTGCGCCTCTCAAGGCTACGGCATACGGTGTAACTCGATCCACCCCGGTGCGATTCACACACCGATCATCGACAAAGTGCTCGCGCAATCCGAGGATCCGGACGCACTGTATGCCTCGTTCGTCGCATCCCATCCGCTCGGGCGGCTGGGCAAGCCGGAGGAGATTGCTGCCTTGGCGGTTTATCTCGCAACCGACGAAGCCGAATTCGCTACCGGGGCCGAGTTCCGCATCGACGGCGGGAGTACGATCTGA
- a CDS encoding MFS transporter gives MPDGVGARAGAAGAVALLTAAYVLSYVDRTIVGLLVGPIKADLVLTDTQFSLLGGLAFALFYSILGIPLAWVADRGDRRRLITVGIALWSVMTILCGLVPSFGWFFVARVGVGIGEAALSPSAYSLIAELYPAERVGRALAIYGSGVYLGIGLSFLAGGALVDALGGDWRTMFAIVGAPGLLLAALVAWRLPEARRGPAAVPQAPAPLAPHLKRDWRFLALHFAGFSMLTLAFNGYLAWLAEFLLRAFRWAKTDSGLAIGGIVLVAGIAGMLAGGAASDRLRARGDARGALTAALGGAVLLVPVPLILTTTGSAALSLAAFAPLVFLSAFCFGPAVVSLQLATPPPLRARVSAIYLLVVNLTGIGFGGTAVALVSDRLLADEGRLGQAMAVVGATALLLAVPLLAAARRLMPKENA, from the coding sequence TTGCCTGACGGCGTCGGGGCACGGGCCGGCGCGGCGGGAGCGGTGGCGCTGCTCACCGCTGCGTATGTCCTGTCCTATGTCGACCGCACCATTGTCGGGTTGCTTGTCGGCCCCATCAAGGCCGACCTCGTTCTTACGGACACCCAATTCAGTCTTCTCGGCGGCCTGGCCTTCGCGCTGTTCTATTCGATCCTCGGCATCCCCTTGGCGTGGGTCGCCGATCGAGGCGATCGAAGGCGCCTGATCACGGTTGGAATCGCTCTGTGGAGCGTGATGACGATCCTGTGCGGCCTGGTGCCGAGTTTTGGGTGGTTTTTCGTCGCGCGAGTGGGTGTCGGTATCGGCGAGGCCGCGTTGTCGCCGTCAGCCTATTCGCTCATCGCCGAGCTTTACCCCGCCGAACGCGTTGGCCGGGCGCTGGCGATCTACGGCAGCGGGGTCTACCTTGGCATCGGGCTTAGCTTCCTGGCCGGCGGAGCGTTGGTGGATGCGCTCGGCGGCGATTGGCGGACGATGTTCGCGATTGTCGGGGCGCCAGGGTTGCTTTTGGCTGCGCTGGTGGCCTGGCGTCTTCCCGAGGCGCGCCGTGGCCCCGCCGCCGTGCCGCAGGCGCCTGCCCCGCTCGCGCCACATCTCAAGCGTGACTGGCGCTTCCTGGCGTTGCATTTCGCCGGCTTTTCGATGCTGACCCTCGCGTTCAACGGCTATCTGGCCTGGCTCGCCGAATTTCTCCTGCGCGCTTTCAGGTGGGCCAAGACCGATAGCGGGCTCGCAATCGGAGGCATTGTGCTGGTTGCGGGCATCGCGGGAATGCTCGCTGGTGGAGCGGCGAGCGACCGCCTGCGCGCCCGCGGCGACGCGCGTGGCGCGCTAACCGCGGCTCTGGGTGGAGCGGTCCTGCTGGTGCCAGTGCCACTGATCCTCACCACCACCGGTTCGGCGGCGTTGAGCCTCGCCGCTTTCGCGCCGCTGGTGTTCCTGTCGGCATTCTGCTTCGGCCCCGCGGTGGTTTCGTTGCAGCTGGCAACTCCGCCGCCATTGCGTGCGCGTGTCTCGGCAATCTACCTGCTCGTGGTAAATCTGACTGGCATCGGCTTCGGCGGGACTGCGGTGGCGCTGGTCTCCGATCGCTTGCTCGCGGACGAGGGGCGGCTCGGCCAGGCGATGGCCGTGGTTGGCGCCACGGCGCTGCTTCTGGCGGTGCCGTTGCTGGCGGCCGCTCGCCGATTGATGCCGAAGGAGAATGCATGA
- a CDS encoding DUF4437 domain-containing protein → MARPHTLFIQAPCLPWQDGLYSGARPEVQSKVLSIDDAGTDATTVVRYPQGWRRDAAEHLTCHEEFLVLDGELVINGRSYTRHQYGFLPAGYVRETASAPDGATVLTMFYDAPQVIAGRPATPHDAALLVAHVDPLSMEWDPGLVDPQLSKGVAIKPLRTDPYTQETSFLYMSPPHRVPPDMAKPQWTHSMVEELYCLAGNYVWGDCGRMGPGGYAWWREQEWHGPSGTDTGYLLFVRTVNGPLDNIFATEKKLFRWDPPYAPVLPPELARHARAYEEPLLA, encoded by the coding sequence ATGGCGCGACCGCACACCTTGTTCATCCAGGCACCGTGCTTGCCGTGGCAAGACGGCCTCTATTCCGGCGCGCGGCCTGAAGTGCAGTCGAAGGTCCTGTCGATCGACGATGCCGGCACCGACGCCACCACGGTCGTGCGCTATCCACAAGGGTGGCGGCGCGACGCAGCCGAACACCTGACCTGCCACGAGGAATTCCTCGTGCTCGACGGCGAGCTGGTCATCAACGGGCGCAGCTACACCCGCCACCAGTACGGCTTTCTACCCGCAGGCTACGTTCGTGAGACCGCCTCCGCCCCCGACGGCGCGACCGTGCTGACGATGTTCTACGACGCGCCGCAAGTGATCGCCGGCCGGCCCGCGACTCCGCACGACGCGGCGCTGCTGGTTGCGCACGTGGATCCGCTGAGCATGGAATGGGATCCTGGACTGGTCGATCCGCAACTGTCGAAGGGCGTGGCCATCAAACCGCTTCGTACCGATCCCTATACGCAGGAAACCTCGTTCCTTTACATGTCGCCGCCTCACCGGGTGCCCCCGGACATGGCGAAGCCGCAATGGACCCACTCGATGGTCGAGGAGCTCTATTGCCTTGCCGGCAACTATGTGTGGGGCGATTGCGGGCGCATGGGCCCGGGGGGCTATGCGTGGTGGCGTGAGCAGGAATGGCATGGCCCTTCTGGGACCGATACAGGCTATCTGCTGTTCGTGCGCACGGTAAACGGTCCGCTGGACAACATCTTCGCCACCGAGAAGAAGCTGTTCCGTTGGGATCCGCCATATGCGCCGGTCTTGCCGCCGGAACTTGCAAGGCACGCCCGCGCCTATGAGGAACCGCTGCTTGCCTGA
- a CDS encoding TonB-dependent receptor — translation MIRSRFTLFVSLLSSTPVLAQPATQDDAALSEIVVTAQKRVENLQDVPVAVTSVSGEDLAALEKGTIESIAQQTPGLSFSRAGGQSFIYLRGIGSDIQGSASDPSVALNIDGAYVGRFELGATQFFDLDRVEVLRGPQGTLYGRNATGGVINMISRGPGSEFDARVRASYSSFKRREVEAAVGGPLNDMFGVRLAMRYSKDKGFTDDLDPRGSNRIDDQDIFALRGTFAVNASDAIDLKLVVDHTRSKNGNTSVFPLDNIGLAQTRGAVPTKFGQTRNDLDTFDHWTTSGFVGQAGVSLTPELTFTSITALRRFNQRFLFNTDGTEIDITRTQFKRNYRSFTQEARFNWDSERLRAVVGGFYLDEDNKGTLGLPRIGGVAVPTTFVFPARTKTKSYAAFADATFYITPKVGIIAGIRYSKDKKDDRTLRGSIAGADGIFGTNPLVLNGSRNVKDQWDAWTPRFGIEFKPNRDLLFYATASRGFKSGGLNSYDLNAPFDPETIWAYEAGAKTELLDRRLRLNGSVFHYDYSDLQVSTFLNGFTVVTNAASAKIDGGELEAAVRAARGLTLTGSVGYLDAKYRDFLTPFGVNPNGTTRIIDVSGNRLRNAPEWKLGGGIDYDAPISDTLAIHASAQASHTSRTFFSQFNENVASNGPLTLIDARLGLGSLDGRWEVALFGKNLTDEEYLANVVRFTSTTDFAKDTARIGNALGYPAPGRQIGVQVRFDF, via the coding sequence ATGATTCGCAGCCGGTTCACGCTTTTCGTCAGTCTGCTTTCGAGCACGCCCGTCCTCGCGCAGCCGGCTACCCAAGACGACGCCGCGCTCAGCGAGATCGTGGTCACCGCGCAGAAACGCGTTGAGAATCTCCAGGACGTCCCGGTGGCAGTGACCTCGGTCAGCGGCGAAGACCTCGCCGCGCTCGAGAAGGGCACGATCGAATCGATCGCCCAGCAAACGCCCGGGCTATCCTTCAGCCGGGCGGGCGGGCAGAGCTTCATCTACCTGCGCGGGATCGGTTCCGACATCCAAGGCTCGGCCTCCGACCCCAGCGTCGCGCTCAACATCGATGGGGCTTACGTCGGCCGCTTCGAGCTTGGCGCCACTCAGTTCTTCGACCTCGATCGAGTCGAGGTGCTGCGCGGACCGCAAGGGACGCTCTACGGCCGCAATGCTACCGGCGGGGTCATCAACATGATCTCGCGCGGACCGGGCAGCGAATTCGATGCGCGGGTGCGGGCGTCCTACTCCAGCTTCAAGCGGCGCGAAGTCGAGGCCGCGGTGGGCGGACCGCTCAACGACATGTTCGGCGTTCGCTTGGCGATGCGCTATAGCAAGGACAAGGGCTTTACCGACGACCTCGACCCGCGCGGCAGCAACCGCATCGACGACCAGGATATCTTCGCCCTGCGCGGTACGTTTGCCGTCAATGCCTCGGACGCGATCGACCTCAAGCTGGTTGTCGACCACACGCGCTCCAAGAACGGCAACACCTCGGTGTTCCCGCTAGACAACATCGGCCTCGCGCAGACGCGAGGAGCGGTTCCGACGAAGTTCGGTCAGACCCGCAACGATCTCGATACGTTCGACCATTGGACGACGTCCGGCTTCGTGGGCCAGGCCGGCGTGAGCCTAACTCCCGAACTGACCTTCACCTCGATCACGGCGCTGCGGCGGTTCAACCAGCGCTTCCTGTTCAACACTGATGGGACCGAGATCGACATCACTCGCACCCAGTTCAAGCGCAACTACCGTTCCTTCACGCAGGAGGCCCGATTCAACTGGGACAGCGAGCGGCTGCGTGCGGTCGTTGGCGGCTTCTACCTCGACGAGGACAACAAGGGCACGCTTGGGCTGCCGCGCATTGGCGGCGTGGCCGTGCCGACCACCTTCGTCTTTCCGGCGCGGACCAAGACCAAGTCCTATGCCGCCTTCGCCGACGCGACGTTCTACATCACCCCCAAGGTCGGGATCATCGCGGGCATTCGCTACAGCAAGGACAAGAAGGATGATCGCACCTTGCGCGGGTCGATTGCGGGTGCCGACGGGATCTTCGGAACCAACCCGCTGGTCCTCAACGGTAGCCGCAATGTGAAGGACCAATGGGACGCCTGGACTCCCCGGTTCGGGATCGAGTTCAAACCCAACCGCGACCTCTTGTTCTACGCCACCGCCTCTCGCGGGTTCAAATCGGGAGGACTCAACTCCTACGACCTCAACGCTCCGTTCGATCCCGAGACTATCTGGGCCTACGAGGCGGGGGCAAAAACCGAACTGCTCGACCGCCGACTGCGGCTTAACGGGTCCGTGTTTCACTACGACTACTCGGACCTCCAGGTTTCGACTTTCCTCAACGGCTTCACCGTCGTCACCAATGCCGCCTCGGCCAAGATCGACGGCGGCGAGCTCGAGGCCGCTGTCCGGGCCGCACGGGGGCTGACGCTGACCGGCAGCGTTGGCTACCTCGACGCCAAATATCGCGATTTCCTGACACCGTTCGGGGTCAATCCGAACGGCACCACCCGCATCATCGACGTATCGGGCAACCGCCTGCGCAATGCGCCCGAGTGGAAGCTTGGCGGGGGCATCGATTACGATGCACCGATCAGCGACACGCTGGCGATCCACGCCTCGGCGCAGGCCAGCCATACGAGCAGGACGTTCTTCAGTCAGTTCAACGAGAACGTCGCTTCGAACGGGCCGCTGACCCTGATCGATGCGAGGCTGGGGCTTGGTTCCCTGGATGGGCGCTGGGAAGTCGCGTTGTTCGGCAAGAACCTGACCGATGAGGAATACCTGGCGAACGTGGTGCGCTTCACCTCCACCACCGATTTCGCCAAGGATACCGCGCGGATCGGCAATGCTCTCGGCTACCCGGCGCCGGGGCGACAGATCGGCGTGCAAGTCAGGTTCGATTTCTGA
- a CDS encoding nuclear transport factor 2 family protein yields the protein MQYEPGLSRAELIDLATRKYFASVDAKDMEAALACFHDEALFCVQTAFTRHSGKAEIRRMFEDFFAGYQTIVHKDFTCTVDDKNGRIAASFEAVLTGHDGSVTRLNNTNFWRVRDGKFQEVYVYMSGQNPLV from the coding sequence ATGCAGTACGAACCGGGCCTCTCGCGCGCCGAGCTGATCGACCTGGCGACGCGCAAGTACTTCGCCAGCGTCGACGCCAAGGACATGGAGGCCGCCCTCGCCTGCTTCCACGACGAGGCGCTGTTCTGCGTCCAGACCGCGTTTACCCGCCACAGCGGCAAGGCCGAGATCCGCCGCATGTTCGAAGACTTCTTCGCCGGCTACCAGACCATCGTCCACAAGGACTTCACCTGCACCGTCGATGACAAGAACGGGCGCATCGCGGCCAGCTTCGAAGCCGTGCTGACCGGCCACGACGGCTCCGTCACCCGGCTCAACAACACCAACTTCTGGCGCGTGCGAGACGGCAAGTTCCAGGAAGTCTACGTCTATATGAGCGGGCAAAACCCGCTAGTTTGA
- a CDS encoding nuclear transport factor 2 family protein: MSQWSEGGTGQKALAYPFYIDIVTKRYFDGVDNKNLAQVLNCFSEDAVLTEVTSGTVHTGRDEGIARMFEKLFADFSDIWHGNFVHTADPDSNTVCSQFTVLITPHGGDELRYENCNRFYLKDRLFHRVYVYMSGDNLLQPGDA; encoded by the coding sequence ATGAGCCAGTGGAGCGAAGGTGGGACCGGGCAGAAGGCGCTGGCCTATCCGTTCTATATCGACATCGTCACCAAGCGGTACTTCGACGGGGTCGACAACAAGAACCTGGCCCAGGTGCTGAACTGCTTCAGCGAGGACGCGGTGCTGACCGAGGTCACCTCGGGCACCGTCCACACCGGGCGCGACGAAGGCATCGCCAGGATGTTCGAGAAGCTGTTCGCCGACTTTTCCGACATCTGGCACGGCAACTTCGTCCACACCGCGGACCCCGACAGCAACACCGTGTGCTCGCAGTTCACCGTGCTGATCACCCCGCATGGCGGCGACGAGCTGCGCTATGAGAACTGCAACCGGTTCTACCTGAAGGACCGCCTGTTCCACCGCGTCTACGTCTACATGAGCGGCGACAACCTGCTCCAGCCGGGAGACGCCTGA
- a CDS encoding aspartate/glutamate racemase family protein — protein sequence MADCKRIKVVVPIPMDSAGVANRALQLPDDFVAGGFRPEFAAVRWGAALGDSYHDMLLMDWTVFQAGIDAEDEGYAGVLIDTVSDSGLRALRSRLSIPVVGPGEAAFATAMMLGKKFTVLTMWPQWFPLYEKTLTEYGWWSRCASLRSIDTRPDVTELLAGKEEVIFAKLKAEAEKAIAQDGADVIVLGSTTMHQSAQYLAANLPVPVLNPGQVAYKQLELLIGLGLSHSKKAFPSPEVGKDADIRKGWA from the coding sequence GTGGCCGACTGCAAACGCATCAAGGTGGTTGTTCCGATTCCGATGGATTCGGCGGGTGTTGCCAATCGGGCGCTGCAGCTTCCGGACGATTTCGTCGCTGGCGGGTTTCGGCCTGAGTTTGCCGCGGTTCGGTGGGGCGCCGCGCTGGGCGACAGCTATCACGATATGCTGCTGATGGACTGGACCGTGTTCCAGGCCGGGATTGATGCCGAGGACGAGGGCTATGCCGGGGTCCTGATCGACACGGTGAGCGATTCGGGGTTGCGCGCGCTGCGCTCGCGCCTGAGCATCCCGGTGGTGGGGCCTGGCGAGGCCGCGTTCGCCACCGCGATGATGCTGGGCAAGAAGTTCACCGTGCTGACGATGTGGCCGCAGTGGTTCCCGCTCTACGAGAAGACCCTGACCGAGTACGGCTGGTGGAGCCGCTGCGCCTCGCTGCGCTCGATCGACACCCGGCCCGACGTCACCGAACTGCTCGCGGGCAAGGAGGAGGTGATCTTCGCCAAGCTCAAGGCCGAGGCCGAGAAGGCGATCGCCCAGGACGGCGCCGACGTGATCGTGCTGGGCTCGACGACGATGCACCAGTCGGCGCAATACCTCGCCGCGAACCTGCCGGTCCCGGTGCTGAACCCCGGACAGGTCGCCTACAAGCAGCTCGAGCTGCTGATCGGGCTTGGCCTTTCGCATTCGAAGAAGGCGTTTCCCTCGCCCGAGGTGGGCAAGGACGCGGACATCCGGAAGGGCTGGGCATGA